The following DNA comes from bacterium.
ATGAAGCGACCGTACAGAGTGGGGGCACCGCCTCAGCCGCCGACAGTGGCGCAGCGAAGGCCACCGAATTGCCACGGGCGCCCCGTCCCAAATTCGCCGGGCAGGTGGAGTTCCCCTCCGCCGATGTCGGCGTCATCACCCGTGAAGTGGTCGTGGTTTATCGCATCGTGATTGACTATTCGGGGCGGATTTCCGAGTATGAACTGATCCAGAAGTCGCCGTCGGAGGATCTGAACGAGGCGACACGGCGAGCGATCATGCAGACCACATTCGACCCCGATTCGATCCCGGTGGAGTCGTTGAACATTCCGTACCGCTACGAGATGCGTATCACACCCCCGGCGCCCGATCCCAACGAGCTCGACTGGTACAACCGCACCGGAGGACAGCCGCAGATACCCGGCCAACCGTGAAGCACCGACTGACCTCGACGCTTGTCTGGACCCGACGTGTCGGGCCCAACATTTTTCAGCAGCGCTTCCATCAACCAACGATTGCCCGCGCGGCCAAGGCGGGGCAATTTGTCCATATTCTGCCCGCCGATGACCTCCTGTTCCGGCGCGCCTTTTCGATCTACGCCGCCGATCCGAAGGCGGGCACCTACGATGTCCTGCATCAGGTGCTCGGCGTCGGGACACGCTCGCTGGCCAACGATCCGGTGGGGTCCGAACTGGACACGCTGGGGCCGTTGGGGAATCGCTTCACGCCACCGCCACCGGGACACACGGCGGTCCTCGTGGGCGGCGGACTGGGTATGGCGCCCCTGCGCCTGTGGGCGTTGGAGCAACTGCGGCAATCATCACGGCGAAGATCCGCGCCCCTCCCGGTGATGATTCTGGGCGTGCGCACCAAAGCACAGGCGGTTGCGCCCTATCAATTGGCGCAACATGGCTTGCGACCAGTCTGGGCCAGCGACGACGGAAGCAAGGGATTTCACGGCACGGCGGTCGCGCTGTTCGATCACCTCGTGCAGAGCGGAAAACTGAACGGATCCCGTATCGCGGTATACGGCTGCGGACCGGAGCCGATGATGAGCGCGTTGGCGAAGGTGTGTGCCGCACACGGGACCTTCTGCGAAGTCTCGCTCGAACGTTCGATGCCGTGCGGGTACGGCGTGTGTATGGGATGTGTGGTGCAGGGTCGGGATCGGTCCGGATACGAGACGTTTCTTCGGGTCTGCCGGGATGGGCCGGTCTTCGACGCCTCGACGATTGTCTTCTGATGAAACCGAAAGCGACCAAGGCGCCCGCGGTTGATCTGTCTGTCGAGATCGCCGGGTTGCGTTTTGCCACGCCGATCTGGACCGCCTCCGGCACCGCCGGCGTGGGCGAAGAGGTGGCGGAGTGGTGCGACACGGCGCGTCTGGGAGCGATGGTGACCAAGTCGGTGTCGCTGGAGCCGCGGTCGGGACATCCCTATCCCCGCACCTGCGAGACGGCCGGCGGGATGCTTAATGCGATTGGCCTGCAGAACAAAGGCGTCGAGGATTTCATCCGCGACGAACTGCCGCGGCTGCGCGCGATGGCGACGCGCGTGGTGGTCAACATCGTCGGGCACACGCAGGAGGATTACGTCGGCATGGCGCGTCGCCTGGCGCGGGAGCGCGGGATCGACATGCTTGAGCTCAATCTCTCCTGCCCGAATGTCGCGCGGGGCATCGACAACGGCTCCGATCCGGCCTGGGTCGAGGAGTGCGTGGGCAAAGTGCGCGCCGCCACTCGCGCGCCGCTGGTGGTGAAACTGACGCCGAATACCAACGACATCGCATCGCTGGCGCGCGCGGCCGAGCGGGGCGGGGCCGACGCCATCTCGGCCATCAACACGCTGGTCGGCATGTCGGTCAACTACCACACATTCAAGCCGCGGTTGTCGAATGTCACCGGGGGACTTTCCGGCCCGGCGATCAAGCCCGTGGCGCTGGCCTGTGTCCACAAGATCGTGCGCGCGGTGAAGATTCCGGTCATCGGCATCGGCGGGATTGCCTCGGGCACCGACGCCGCCGAATTCCTGATTGTCGGCGCGCGCGCGGTGCAGGTGGGCACCGCCAATTTCCGCATGCCCGATGCGCCGATCCGCGTGGCCGACGAGCTGGCCGCCTATCTGGCCGCCAAGGGCATCGGGCGGGCGACCGACCTGATCGGCCGCCTGTCGCTTTGACCCGCTTCGGCTCTGTCTGCTGCTGAAACCTTTCGCAGGCCCCCCCGTAGTAGTCTGGATGTCAGCCCGCGGCGCCACGGCGGCCGTGGTTACACCGGACAAATGCACTCGGGGAGTCACCCATGGTCAAGAAGATCGGATTGGGCGTAATCGGAATCGTTGTCGTCGCCGGCCTCCTCTTCATCATTCAGAACCGCTCCGGACACACCGACGCATCCTTCAAACTGGTCAAAGTGGATCGCGGCACGATCATCGACAAGGCGCTGGCCATCGGGCGCATCGAGCCGGACAACGAGATCGCGATCAAATCAAAGATCTCCGGCTTGGTCAAAAAGCTGCACGTCGAGATCGGCGACTCGGTCGATGTCGGTGACCCGTTGATCGAGGTGGCGCCCGACCCGACGCCGCTGGAGTATGCCGAGGCCAAGCGCAATGTCGAGCTGGCCGCGGTCGAATACGACAACGCGCTGCGTGAGTACAACCGCGCGCAGGAGATGCTGGCGCAGAAGCACATCTCCGATCAGGAATATGAAAGGGCGCGTCAACGCCGCGACGAGGCCGATTTGCGCCGCAAGCTGGCCGAGGAGCGGCTCTCCCTCATCGAATCGGGCAAGGTCCAGATCGCCGGCAAGGCGGTCGAATCGACGATCCGTTCGCCCGTCGCCGGCACGGTGCTCGCCCGTCATGTCAACCAGGGCGATCCGGTGGTGCCGTTGACCTCGTTCCAGGAGGGCACCGAACTGCTGACCCTGGCTTCAATGGAACGTCTGCTGTTCAAGGGCACGGTCGATGAGATCGACGTCGGCAAGCTGTCGATCGGCATGCCGGTGGAGATTAAGATCGGGGCGTTGCCGGAATCAAAGGTCAAAGGCGAGCTCTACAAGATTTCCCCCAAGGCGCGCAAGGAAGACAACGCCGTCATCTTCGATGTCGAAATCCAGTTGACCGAGGTGGGCGATGGGACGCAACTGCGCGCCGGCTACTCGGCCAACGC
Coding sequences within:
- a CDS encoding dihydroorotate dehydrogenase electron transfer subunit, which translates into the protein MKHRLTSTLVWTRRVGPNIFQQRFHQPTIARAAKAGQFVHILPADDLLFRRAFSIYAADPKAGTYDVLHQVLGVGTRSLANDPVGSELDTLGPLGNRFTPPPPGHTAVLVGGGLGMAPLRLWALEQLRQSSRRRSAPLPVMILGVRTKAQAVAPYQLAQHGLRPVWASDDGSKGFHGTAVALFDHLVQSGKLNGSRIAVYGCGPEPMMSALAKVCAAHGTFCEVSLERSMPCGYGVCMGCVVQGRDRSGYETFLRVCRDGPVFDASTIVF
- a CDS encoding dihydroorotate dehydrogenase, coding for MKPKATKAPAVDLSVEIAGLRFATPIWTASGTAGVGEEVAEWCDTARLGAMVTKSVSLEPRSGHPYPRTCETAGGMLNAIGLQNKGVEDFIRDELPRLRAMATRVVVNIVGHTQEDYVGMARRLARERGIDMLELNLSCPNVARGIDNGSDPAWVEECVGKVRAATRAPLVVKLTPNTNDIASLARAAERGGADAISAINTLVGMSVNYHTFKPRLSNVTGGLSGPAIKPVALACVHKIVRAVKIPVIGIGGIASGTDAAEFLIVGARAVQVGTANFRMPDAPIRVADELAAYLAAKGIGRATDLIGRLSL
- a CDS encoding efflux RND transporter periplasmic adaptor subunit, producing MVKKIGLGVIGIVVVAGLLFIIQNRSGHTDASFKLVKVDRGTIIDKALAIGRIEPDNEIAIKSKISGLVKKLHVEIGDSVDVGDPLIEVAPDPTPLEYAEAKRNVELAAVEYDNALREYNRAQEMLAQKHISDQEYERARQRRDEADLRRKLAEERLSLIESGKVQIAGKAVESTIRSPVAGTVLARHVNQGDPVVPLTSFQEGTELLTLASMERLLFKGTVDEIDVGKLSIGMPVEIKIGALPESKVKGELYKISPKARKEDNAVIFDVEIQLTEVGDGTQLRAGYSANAEIVINRKDSVLVLPERLVTFRADSAYVEVPSTEKPNEAREIPIKTGLSDGLQVEILAGLEQGAEVIERPPKQIQ